A single Phragmites australis chromosome 4, lpPhrAust1.1, whole genome shotgun sequence DNA region contains:
- the LOC133916406 gene encoding protein spotted leaf 11-like codes for MTLTAGTCGPAWQSEAILGEAGRRSPSLARLLQIPFPAPSHRSQPPAAVLRAGQGPSLSLSSVAMDEEAKAGSNTDANTNAAAAAAAKSAAAPPLASGSESTEREAKEEVVGEEGAVVERLVELVDEIAAISGFRNAYRRQFCNLSRRIRLLAPMLEEAKETPRPLPVASEASLRQLREALDFAGELLRLGSSGSKIFLVLEREKIMKTFQDITARLEQALAGISFDELNISDEVREQVELVHAQFKRAKERSDTSDDDIFNDLMSVYSSTSGANIDPDILRRLSEKLQLVTISDLNQESLTLHEMASGGDPGAVVEKMLMLLKKIKDFKQTEDPEIGAPASTTDISSKDNSTCPVIPNDFRCPISLDLMKDPVIVATGQTYERGYIERWLEAGHDTCPKTQQKLPNKSLTPNYVLRSLITQWCEANGMESPKCSAQLSNAPVSCTAAEHSNVVELLQKLSSQNLEDQRGAAGVLRQLAKRSAENRACIGNAGAIPILVSLLSTTDVSTQEHVVTALLNLSIYEENKARIVTSGAVPGIVHVLKRGSMEARENSAATLFSLSIVDENKVTIGASGAIPALVQLLSNGSQRGKKDAATALFNLCIYQGNKGKTVRAGLVPILLELLMETESGMVDEALAILAILSGHPEGKAAIGAASAIPVLVRVIRNGSARNKENAVAVMVHLCNGEQQQQHLAEAQEQGIVFLLEDLAESGTDRGKRKAIQLLERMNRFLKQQSQAQAQAQAEALAQAQRQAQVVQAQAQADMQVEQSLLPTSSHIPDR; via the exons ATGACGCTGACCGCTGGGACCTGTGGCCCCGCATGGCAGAGCGAAGCTATACTAGGCGAGGCAGGACGCAGGAGCCCCAGCCTCGCTCGCCTACTCCAAATCCCCTTCCCCGCACCCAGCCACCGCTCCCAGCCTCCGGCCGCCGTGCTGCGCGCAGGACAAGGCCCGAGCCTGAGCCTCAGTTCTGTCGCCATGGACGAGGAAGCGAAGGCGGGTTCTAACACTGACGCCAACaccaacgccgccgccgccgccgcagccaagTCGGCAGCCGCTCCACCGCTGGCCTCGGGTTCGGAGTCGACTGAAagggaggcgaaggaggaggtggtgggggaggagggAGCGGTGGTGGAGAGGTTGGTGGAGCTGGTGGACGAGATCGCGGCCATCTCAGGCTTCAGGAACGCGTACCGGAGGCAGTTCTGCAACCTGTCGCGGCGGATCCGGCTGCTCGCGCCCATGCTGGAGGAGGCCAAGGAGACGCCGAGGCCGCTGCCGGTGGCGTCGGAGGCCTCGCTCCGGCAGCTCAGAGAAGCACTCGACTTCGCTGGGGAGCTGCTACGGCtcggcagcagcggcagcaagATCTTCCTG GTtcttgagagagagaaaataatgaaGACTTTCCAAGACATTACAGCAAGGCTTGAACAAGCCTTAGCTGGTATCTCGTTTGATGAGCTTAACATATCAGATGAAGTAAGAGAGCAG GTTGAATTGGTGCATGCTCAGTTCAAAAGAGCTAAGGAACGATCGGATACATCTGATGATGATATTTTTAATGATCTGATGTCTGTCTACAGTTCAACCAGCGGTGCTAATATAGATCCGGATATTCTTCGAAGGTTATCTGAGAAGTTGCAGCTTGTCACAATATCTGACCTCAATCAAGAATCTCTGACCTTGCATGAGATGGCTAGTGGTGGTGATCCTGGTGCAGTTGTTGAGAAGATGTTGATGCTCCTGAAAAAGATCAAGGATTTTAAGCAGACTGAAGACCCTGAAATAGGCGCTCCAGCAAGTACAACAGACATCTCCTCAAAAGACAACTCAACATGTCCTGTTATTCCTAATGATTTCCGTTGCCCAATATCACTGGATTTAATGAAAGACCCAGTTATTGTCGCCACTGGACAG ACTTACGAGCGAGGGTACATAGAGAGGTGGCTGGAGGCTGGCCATGACACCTGCCCGAAGACACAGCAGAAGCTTCCCAATAAATCCCTGACTCCAAACTATGTCCTACGCAGCCTCATAACTCAATGGTGCGAGGCGAATGGTATGGAGTCGCCAAAATGCTCTGCTCAACTTAGTAATGCACCAGTGTCATGTACTGCTGCTGAGCATAGCAATGTCGTTGAGCTTCTTCAGAAGCTGTCGTCCCAAAACCTTGAAGATCAACGTGGTGCTGCTGGTGTGCTTCGTCAGCTTGCCAAGCGCAGTGCTGAAAATCGTGCTTGTATTGGAAATGCTGGTGCTATTCCTATTCTTGTGAGCCTGCTATCAACAACAGATGTTAGCACCCAGGAACATGTGGTTACTGCTCTCTTGAATCTTTCCATTTATGAAGAGAACAAGGCAAGAATAGTCACCTCCGGAGCTGTTCCTGGAATTGTGCATGTGTTAAAGAGAGGCAGCATGGAGGCTCGGGAGAATTCAGCTGCAACACTGTTCAGCCTTTCTATTGTAGATGAGAACAAGGTGACTATTGGGGCTTCCGGGGCAATTCCAGCTCTTGTACAGCTATTGAGTAATGGAAGTCAACGGGGTAAAAAGGATGCGGCAACAGCACTATTTAATTTGTGTATTTATCAGGGCAACAAGGGTAAAACTGTTAGAGCTGGATTGGTCCCTATACTACTAGAACTACTCATGGAGACTGAGAGTGGAATGGTAGATGAGGCCCTTGCAATATTGGCAATCCTCTCTGGCCATCCTGAAGGCAAGGCAGCTATCGGTGCTGCTTCTGCAATACCTGTTCTTGTTAGAGTTATCAGAAATGGATCTGCAAGGAACAAAGAAAATGCAGTTGCTGTTATGGTGCATCTCTGCAATGGCGAACAGCAGCAACAGCATCTTGCTGAAGCGCAGGAGCAGGGTATTGTGTTTTTGCTGGAGGATCTAGCAGAAAGTGGCACAGACAGAGGAAAGAGGAAAGCAATCCAGCTGCTCGAAAGGATGAATCGGTTCCTAAAGCAGCAGAGTCAAGCCCAAGCCCAAGCTCAAGCAGAGGCCCTGGCACAGGCACAAAGGCAGGCTCAGGTGGTTCAAGCCCAAGCGCAAGCAGACATGCAAGTAGAGCAATCACTGCTTCCCACTTCATCACATATTCCTGATAGATGA